The sequence GCATCACGAACCACATCTCAGGCGGGTTGCCCCGGCGACCGGTCCGGCCCATCCGCTGCAGGAAGCCGGAGACGGTAAAGGGAGCATCGATCTGAAAGGCCCGTTCGAGCCGACCGATGTCAATTCCCAGCTCCAGGGTGGCGGTCGCACAAGTCGTCATCAGGGAGTTCTCGTCCCGCATCGCCTCCTCGGCCGTCTGCCGGAAGGAGGTCGAGAGATTGCCATGGTGGATCATGAAGCGGTCGGGCTCGTGGTTGGCCGCGCAGTATGCCCGCAGCGCCTGGCAGACCGCCTCGCATTCTTCCCGACTGTTGGTGAAGACCAGGCACTTCTTTCCCCGGGTGTGCTCAAAGACGTAGGCCAGGCCCGGATCTGCCATCGTCGGCGCCTTGTCGGTTGCCTGTTCGAGCACCGGCTGGGCGTCCTTGACGTTGGCATCGTCACCGGCCTGGACCGGGTCCTTGTAAAAGTGCTCCATCGAAAGGCGCCAGACCTCATGGGTGTCAGCGATCTTCGGAATGACCGTCCCCTTACCGCTGCCGGCCGCTAAGAGCTGACCGGCCAACCGCGGATCGCCAATCGTCGCGGAGAGGCCGATCCGGCGGGGATGACAGCCGGCCAGGCGGGTCAGGCGTTCAATCAGGCAGAAGGTTTGCCCACCCCGGTCGCCCCGCAGCATCGAGTGGATCTCATCGATCACGATGAAGCGGAGGTCGCCGAAGAGGCTGGGGATATCCATGTGCTTGTTGAGCATCAGGGACTCCAGTGACTCCGGAGTAATCTGCAGGACGCCGGACGGGTGGCGGAGCAGCTTGCGTTTCTGCGACTGTGACACGTCGCCGTGCCAGCGCCAGACCGGGATCCCCGGCTCGTGGCAGAGGACGTTGAGCCGCTGGTACTGGTCGTTAATCAGGGCCTTGAGCGGGGCGATGTAGAGGCAACCAACCGAGGACGGCGGCTCCTCATCCATCAGGGTCAGGATCGGGAAGAAGGCCGCCTCCGTCTTTCCCGAGGCGGTCGGGGCGGACAGGAGGACGTTCTGGTCGGTCGTAAAAATTGCCTCACCGGCCGCCTGCTGGATTGCCCGGAGGCTGCGCCAGCCCTGGCTATAGATGTAGTCCTGGATAAAGGGCGCGTACCGTGAAAAGACGTCCATTTCCGCTCACCTCCTTTGGCAAATCAAATCGTAAATTCCGCAAAACCGTCGTCCTTTTTGTCGGAGACGGCAGCCGACTGGTTGTAGTTGAACTGGTCGGAATTAAGCAGGGTCTTCACGTCAGTTCCCGGGTTCTGCCAGAGGATGTCCAGCAGCTCAATAAAGTCCCGGATGACCTCCCGGGGCGTGATGTTGGCACTCGCCCCAATCCGGCCGTACTCAATCTTGATAAAGGTCGC comes from Limosilactobacillus sp. and encodes:
- a CDS encoding DEAD/DEAH box helicase, with amino-acid sequence MDVFSRYAPFIQDYIYSQGWRSLRAIQQAAGEAIFTTDQNVLLSAPTASGKTEAAFFPILTLMDEEPPSSVGCLYIAPLKALINDQYQRLNVLCHEPGIPVWRWHGDVSQSQKRKLLRHPSGVLQITPESLESLMLNKHMDIPSLFGDLRFIVIDEIHSMLRGDRGGQTFCLIERLTRLAGCHPRRIGLSATIGDPRLAGQLLAAGSGKGTVIPKIADTHEVWRLSMEHFYKDPVQAGDDANVKDAQPVLEQATDKAPTMADPGLAYVFEHTRGKKCLVFTNSREECEAVCQALRAYCAANHEPDRFMIHHGNLSTSFRQTAEEAMRDENSLMTTCATATLELGIDIGRLERAFQIDAPFTVSGFLQRMGRTGRRGNPPEMWFVMREEHPESRAMLPELIPWPLIQGIALVQLYLEERFVEPPRTGRLPYSLLYHQTMSTLAAGGEMTPAELASRVLTLSYFHNISQDDYRVLLRHLIKIDHIEQTENGGVIVGLAGERVVNNFKFYAVFQENEEFSVHSGSEELGTIVKPPPVGDKIAIAGRVWVVEDVDRKRHQVYCHQVKGRIPAYFGDVAGDIDPRILERMQQVLAEDKSYPYLMTNATARLREARATAQAAEMLNESLINLGGKMWCLFPWTGTYAFLALERLLRLKCADRLGLRGFNSVRPYYMEFSMDASADEFYQVIGEEAAKDFDPLDLVFENEVPVFDKYDQYVPDELIKKGFARGVLDVKTMKSCVRRMIRKHRRDKTKE